A stretch of DNA from Vibrio palustris:
ATGAATTGATCGCTTTTGGCTCTGCAATCAAGCTTTGTGTTTCATTTAACCAAACATCAATATAAGGTGCGAGGCCTTCGATTAACGGTGTCGCAATCGTTTCAACATGCTCGGCTTGAAACAGATCCGCACGATAAGATCCAAACAACGGCGGTAACGAACCTGCGACGAGTGCTTGGTTATTAGTGTGGTTGACCGCTTGGCGTGCCATTTCGCCAGAACGTGCGGCAAGCTGCTGAGCTTCTTCTTTAAAACGTTGTTCGCCGATATGGAAAGGCACAAGAGCATAGCTGTTTGTTGTTACAACTTGAGAGCCAGCATTAATGAAGGCTTGATGCGCATCACGCACGAGATCTGGCGTTTCAATCAGTGCCAGAGCAGACCATTCTGGTTGACGAAACGGGGCGCCGAGTTTTTCAAGCTCACGACTCATACCGCCATCGAGAATACTGATGTTGTTTTTTGACATGTTACTTCCTCTGATTCAACCTGATTGTCATTACAGACGTTTAGATGGCTATAAATTTAAAGTGAATTACGCTGACATGCAACCATTAAATCTATAACTGAATGTAAATCACCATAATACGAGATAATAAAGAGTCGATAGGGTGAATCCCCAATCTTTGGTGACCGTGCTCACCTATTTTTCAAAGAAAAATTTTGTGGCTATCACCCCATAATATGGAGTGAATTTTTACAATCAAAAGATTTTTTGCAAAGTGAATTATTTGCTTTAAAGATTTGCAACTCTTGGCAAGCTCGCATAGCATACGATGGATAATTAGAATAATAGACCGTTATTTATATTCAGATGTCACAAAAATGTGGGAAAATCCCAGTAATCACTTTGAAGGATCTAAGGTGTTATGCGAAATTTTTCGTTTAAAAATAAAATAATAGCAGTAATAGTAGCCATTATCTTCATCACTATTCTCGTTTCTTACCTCAGTGTTAATTTTTATATTAGTCATTATATTGAGCGCACGGAAACACAAAGTATCAAACACAATATAAACTTAGTTAATAAAAAAATTGGCAATGAGCTAAATTCCAAAATTAAGTTAGCAAAAACGTTGCATTTTAGCATGATGGATATTGCTGAGACGCAAAAAAGC
This window harbors:
- a CDS encoding homocysteine S-methyltransferase family protein yields the protein MSKNNISILDGGMSRELEKLGAPFRQPEWSALALIETPDLVRDAHQAFINAGSQVVTTNSYALVPFHIGEQRFKEEAQQLAARSGEMARQAVNHTNNQALVAGSLPPLFGSYRADLFQAEHVETIATPLIEGLAPYIDVWLNETQSLIAEPKAINSLLKKLGYSDKPLWVAFTLEDEAETDIPRLRSGESVEEAVIAMANEGVSAILFNCCQPEVISAAIRISKETLHRLGQSDIQLGAYANAFGPQSKDAAANEELDVVRDDLTPPAYVNWTQQWADDGATLLGGCCGIGVEHIAKLKQHFDK